GCCAGTTCCGCATAAATTAGCGCGGTAAGGCCGCTTACTACCGCCGCAATGACAAAAGATAGGATTATACCCGGGCCGGCATAGCGTGCAGCCGCCAATCCCGTTAAAACAAAAATGCCTGTGCCGATCACTGCCCCAAGACCAAGCGCCGTTAAATCGAACGATCCGAGTGTCCTTGCCAGCCGGTGCGTTCCGCCTTCTTTTTCGGCTAACAGGTGTTCTATAGGTTTAACCCGCAATCTATTCATTCTACCGCCTCTTTATATATTTGTACTTAAAGTGTAAAAGGGTTGCTTATTTTAATGTTTACCAGGAGCGGATTTTTATGAGTCAAGCCGCGATCTTTCGAATATATTTTTGTTTATCAGTTTGCATAGAAGCTGCGGCATCCTGTCTTGACAAGGCCTTACTCTTATGTTAAACTCACTTCACGGCATAAAAGAATTTCCTTTGATAATGTATTTGCCATCATAGCTCAGTAGGTAGAGCACGTCCTTGGTAAGGACGAGGTCACCGGTTCGAGCCCGGTTGATGGCTCCAAGTTAAGGCGGCGTAGCTCAGCTGGTCAGAGCACGCGGTTCATACCCGCGGTGTCCGGGGTTCGAGTCCCTGCGCCGCTACCAGCTTTCCTTACTGTTATAACTCCTATTTGTGACAAAAATGTTCCTATAGGACCAATTGGACTAATATTTCCCAATATATCTTTTTAATAGTTTTAAATTTCAGGAATTATTTTAAAAATATTTTAAGAAGAGTACTTGACATGCCCCCTAATGATAAAGTATCTTATAAAATAAGAATAGATAAATTGTTCTGACAGATTAGTATATTTTAAACTTATACTAATCAACCAACCAACCAAAAATACATAGGGAGGTGAACACTTAATGGCGGCCTGTGCAGAGTGCAAATCGTTTTTCGCTGTTCCCGAGAATGCAGATGATTTTGCAGAGGGGAAAGGAGACTGCGTCAGGGAAATAAAGGATGAAAAAGGCAAGTACTGGCTCTCCAAACCCGTGATGGGCGATATGGACACAAGCAAATGTCCTTTTTTCGCTGAGAAAGTGTAGTCCAAGAACTTTAAAAAACCAAAATTTAAATGGGGAGGTTAACGATATCCATGGCAACTAGACATAAGCCAATTGAGTATAAGGGAAAAGCCCTTGATTTTCCTTATGAGAACCCCGCTGAGGAAGCAATCGAAGATGAATATCTTCATGAAAATCTGGCTAAGCCGACAACCGAGAGGACGAAGAGGCTCAAGGCGAGGTGCCGTTGGAAGCATACTGCGGCCGGCGAGTTTGTAGAAAGCAGCGTCAGGGGAGGTATTGAGCGGCTGCGCTACTGGACCGAGGGACATAGGGCATCCGATGGAAATAAGGAAGTTTTAAGAAGGGCTACCTGCCTCCAGACGCTTTTGGATAAGTGCACTGTCATTCTGCAGGAAGACGAGAAGATCATCGGCTACCACGCCGAAGATCCGAGTATGATCCCCCTGTATCCGGAACTTTCCTTCCTGGCCACCCAGGATTATATTCAAAGCCCCAGGTATTGTCCGCAGCCGGTGGAAGAAGCCCAGGAAATCAACAACTACTGGATGAAGCACTCGCTGCTCTCCAAATGCATGCCCTACTTCGAGCCGTTTGAGCTGGGCCAGATGTTTCAGGTCAGCTCGATGGAAGCGCCGAGCTTTGCTTCGGGCTACAACAGCATTGTTCCCCCCTACGAGACAGTGGCGGAAGACGGGCTGCTGAAAAGGATTGAGCTGGCCCAGGCCAACATTGATAAAGCCGGGGGCGAACTGGCCGCCCCGTACTGGAACGCTCCGGAGAGGCTGCCGCTGCTGGAAAAGATCGACGTCTGGAGATCCATGATCATCGCCGACAAGGCAGTGATCAGCTGGGCAAGGCGCCACGGCAGGCTATGTAAGATTGTTGCCGAAAACTTTGAAACCGACCCCGCAAGAAGAGAAGAACTGCTTGAGATGGCCGACATCAACCACAGGATACCCGCTGAACCCTGCCGGGGACTGTGGGATGTCATGCAGATGAAGTGGTATGTCTACCTTCTCTGCCACGCCATCGAGCGCTATGCCAGCGGCTATGCCCACAAAGAGGATAAACTCTGCTGGCCCTATTACAAGGCCAGCGTAATCGATAAAACCTTCCAGCCTATGACCCACAAGGATGCCGTCGAGCTGTTCGAGTGCGAGCGGCTGAAGTGCTCCGAGCACGGCGCCGGCAAGTCACGGGCCTACCGGGAAATCTTCCCCGGCTCCAACGACCTCTTCATCCTGACCATCGGAGGGCTGAATAGAGACGGCACGGACGGCAGCAACGACTGCACCGACGCTATCCTGGAAGCCGCCCGGAACATCCGGACGACGGAGCCTT
This region of Desulfotomaculum sp. genomic DNA includes:
- a CDS encoding benzylsuccinate synthase subunit gamma → MAACAECKSFFAVPENADDFAEGKGDCVREIKDEKGKYWLSKPVMGDMDTSKCPFFAEKV